A region of Streptomyces sp. R44 DNA encodes the following proteins:
- a CDS encoding leucine zipper domain-containing protein, whose translation MAHIGAEAGLSLACRSKWKNRYDTYGATGPMDRPSVPHSSPNRTPPEIVERIDQLRWDNK comes from the coding sequence ATCGCCCACATCGGCGCCGAGGCTGGCCTCTCCCTCGCTTGTCGGTCCAAGTGGAAGAACCGATACGACACGTACGGCGCGACGGGGCCGATGGACCGCCCGAGCGTCCCGCACTCCTCACCGAACCGGACCCCGCCCGAGATCGTCGAACGCATCGATCAACTACGTTGGGACAACAAGTAG